In the Paenibacillus sp. FSL H7-0357 genome, one interval contains:
- a CDS encoding ABC transporter ATP-binding protein: MSDGVGPIAIETRKVSKSYAGNTAVNQVSLQVKRGEFVSLLGPSGCGKTTLLRLLGGLEQPDEGTVLLSGQDVSGIPAYGRNTNMIFQQLALFPHMDVYNNIAYGLKVRNTPKHEIKQRVQEMLELVQLGDYSQRAVSQLSGGQAQRVAIARALINKPEVLLLDEPLSALDLQLRLDMQRELKRIQREFGGTFIFVTHDQHEAMNMSDRIGVMRGGKLLQYATPDEIYERPVDSFVAKFIGDTNLLRVKVLGAEEGRVWVQAGGLKLAVRPPEDQPPLPAGSTGSLSVRYEYLRIGEAASGCDNRLEGRVTECAYGGASIKYTLDMGGHIQLHASTLYQRGDARYAPGDSLQIGFNPEDGLLLPVDGPPQRVGSL, encoded by the coding sequence ATGAGTGACGGAGTGGGGCCGATTGCAATCGAGACGCGAAAAGTGAGCAAGTCTTATGCGGGAAATACGGCCGTTAATCAGGTGTCGCTACAGGTGAAACGGGGAGAATTCGTCTCTCTGCTCGGGCCCAGCGGCTGTGGGAAAACCACGCTGCTCCGGCTTCTCGGCGGCCTGGAGCAGCCTGATGAGGGGACTGTGCTGCTGTCGGGACAAGATGTCTCGGGGATCCCGGCCTATGGACGGAATACGAACATGATTTTTCAGCAACTGGCGCTGTTCCCCCATATGGATGTCTACAATAACATCGCTTACGGCTTGAAAGTCAGAAATACCCCGAAGCACGAAATCAAACAGCGAGTACAGGAGATGCTGGAACTGGTGCAGCTTGGCGACTACAGCCAACGCGCCGTCTCCCAGCTATCCGGCGGACAGGCGCAGCGCGTTGCCATTGCCCGCGCCTTAATTAACAAGCCGGAGGTGCTGCTGCTGGACGAACCGCTGTCAGCACTGGATTTGCAGCTGCGGCTGGATATGCAGCGTGAACTGAAAAGGATACAACGTGAATTCGGGGGCACGTTTATCTTCGTTACCCATGATCAGCATGAGGCGATGAACATGTCTGACCGCATCGGTGTCATGCGGGGCGGCAAGCTGCTTCAATATGCAACACCTGATGAAATCTACGAACGGCCCGTGGACAGCTTTGTTGCCAAGTTTATCGGTGACACCAACCTGCTTCGGGTGAAGGTACTTGGTGCGGAAGAAGGCCGGGTCTGGGTTCAAGCCGGCGGCTTGAAGCTTGCCGTGCGCCCGCCGGAAGACCAGCCCCCGCTCCCTGCGGGGAGTACGGGTTCACTCTCCGTCCGTTACGAGTATCTCCGAATCGGAGAAGCAGCAAGTGGCTGCGACAACCGGCTGGAAGGAAGAGTGACCGAATGTGCATATGGCGGTGCAAGCATCAAGTATACGCTGGATATGGGTGGCCATATCCAGCTGCATGCCAGCACTCTGTATCAGCGGGGAGATGCCCGGTATGCTCCGGGCGACTCGCTGCAAATCGGATTCAATCCCGAAGACGGTCTGCTCCTGCCCGTTGATGGACCTCCTCAAAGAGTAGGTTCCTTATGA
- a CDS encoding ABC transporter permease — protein MMKATGKLVGLFSPGNRTWAAQLLLLLPALALMGIVYLGGLLIFGRYSFDLYENGRLIRDWNLDSYRSFLGDPYYWTLIGTTFRVAAKVTLWSLLLAYPLAYCIAGLKRPGIQQFFLLLTFLPLLVSAVVRSYGWQLLLSKQGFMNWLFIKMGLTDSGFEMMYNETGVIVALVHIFLPFMVFPILNVLTQTDDSLKAAAHDLGAGKWRTFLTITLPLSVRGIASGVQIVFTLCLTAFTTPQLIGGGRVMTLPVLIYQRTLDTNWPMAAVASLFLFASSILVSLIVNKGADRLMFRRTRTGVQAHD, from the coding sequence ATGATGAAAGCTACCGGCAAGCTCGTGGGGCTGTTCTCTCCGGGGAACCGAACCTGGGCGGCTCAGCTGCTGCTGCTGTTGCCTGCGCTTGCCTTGATGGGCATCGTGTATCTAGGTGGACTGCTGATCTTCGGCCGGTACAGTTTTGACCTCTACGAGAATGGGAGGCTGATCCGGGACTGGAATCTCGATTCCTACCGTTCTTTCCTGGGAGACCCCTATTATTGGACCTTGATAGGTACCACCTTTCGAGTCGCCGCCAAGGTAACTTTATGGAGTCTGCTGCTTGCCTATCCGCTAGCCTACTGTATTGCCGGCCTGAAAAGGCCAGGCATACAACAGTTCTTCTTGCTGCTAACGTTTCTTCCGCTTCTCGTCAGTGCTGTTGTCAGATCGTATGGATGGCAGCTGCTGTTGTCTAAGCAGGGTTTTATGAACTGGTTGTTCATAAAGATGGGACTGACGGATAGCGGATTTGAGATGATGTATAACGAGACCGGGGTTATCGTTGCGCTTGTACATATCTTTCTGCCGTTTATGGTGTTCCCGATCTTGAATGTGCTTACCCAAACCGATGATTCACTGAAAGCGGCAGCCCATGATCTGGGCGCAGGCAAATGGCGTACGTTTTTAACCATTACACTACCTTTGTCCGTGAGGGGCATTGCGAGCGGGGTGCAGATTGTCTTCACACTCTGCCTGACCGCATTTACAACACCTCAGCTGATCGGAGGCGGGCGTGTCATGACGCTTCCGGTACTGATCTATCAGCGGACATTGGATACGAACTGGCCAATGGCGGCTGTGGCGAGCCTCTTTTTGTTTGCTTCATCAATCCTTGTATCCCTGATTGTGAACAAGGGAGCCGACCGGCTGATGTTCCGGCGTACCCGGACGGGAGTGCAGGCCCATGACTAA
- a CDS encoding ABC transporter permease, which yields MTKKPRDYKWILYVCAGAVGLYLLLPLLMILVTSVSSGASSKFPPEGLTLGWYSRLGEQKQFLEAFRNSMLSSAGAVLLALVTGTMAALAIVHYPFPGRGLLRAFFMSPMVMPKITLGVAYLILFSKMHIAGGLFALILGEAVIVLPFVLSIVGSALANLNPAHREAAADLGAGPFRIFFTITLPQLRFSLFLAGSIAFVFTFDQVETALLILRQGSYTLPIQLFLYMEKWQDPTVAVVSMVLIAFALVLFFAIKLLIRSAPGLEKLLGSRTKKRRS from the coding sequence ATGACTAAAAAACCACGGGATTACAAATGGATTCTCTACGTATGCGCCGGCGCGGTCGGCCTATATCTGCTGCTGCCGTTGTTGATGATCCTGGTGACCTCAGTGAGCAGCGGAGCCTCCAGCAAGTTTCCGCCCGAGGGGCTGACGCTGGGATGGTACAGCCGTCTGGGTGAACAGAAGCAGTTTCTGGAAGCCTTCCGGAACAGTATGCTGTCTTCAGCGGGTGCAGTTCTGCTAGCGCTGGTTACTGGCACTATGGCTGCGCTGGCGATTGTCCATTATCCTTTTCCGGGCAGGGGACTTTTGCGCGCCTTTTTCATGTCGCCAATGGTAATGCCCAAGATTACATTAGGTGTGGCGTATCTGATCCTGTTCTCAAAGATGCACATCGCTGGCGGATTATTTGCCCTGATTCTGGGAGAGGCAGTCATCGTCCTGCCGTTTGTCCTGTCCATTGTTGGCAGCGCTCTCGCCAATCTCAATCCGGCACACCGCGAAGCTGCCGCCGATTTGGGGGCGGGACCGTTTCGCATTTTCTTTACGATCACATTGCCGCAGCTGCGGTTTTCGCTTTTTTTAGCTGGTTCGATTGCCTTTGTCTTCACCTTTGATCAGGTCGAGACGGCACTGCTTATTTTACGTCAGGGAAGTTACACCTTGCCTATACAGCTCTTCTTGTACATGGAAAAATGGCAGGATCCTACGGTCGCTGTCGTGTCCATGGTGCTTATCGCTTTTGCACTTGTTCTGTTTTTTGCAATCAAACTGCTCATCCGCTCCGCACCGGGTCTGGAAAAACTGCTCGGCAGCCGAACGAAGAAAAGGAGGTCTTGA
- a CDS encoding M24 family metallopeptidase produces MDKQISNPVSGANRPRAAELMATRGLAALVATTPENINYILGSQLRASNWTMQIYAVLPREPETRPCVIIPTNRLGVIAQLGITGADLYVYSDFFVEGSVEGKPSTPDIDLFYALLQNTTTYVGPIEALEAALEDLGLKGQAVGVDEMRIAPDLLAKFAAGLPGGQAVAAYQLFRQIRQIKTPFEIERLRKSAALNETIEQQLIDLIAAGVHEKDLADHYRLAVMKAGGTPAMTAVGAGPRSALPLIENYFRVIEQGDQIRFDLCLQLDGYWGDTGRTVVLGEATPWMEQHFHAVRSGWEQALEMIRPGVKASDVFQAAVARVQKEGIPHYRRQHVGHAIGLELYDDITLSPGDHRILEQGMVLCVEVPYYELGAGGFQIEDTIVVTADGYEFLTQMERKLFRK; encoded by the coding sequence ATGGACAAGCAAATCTCGAATCCTGTTTCCGGAGCCAACCGGCCGCGTGCCGCTGAACTTATGGCAACCAGAGGTCTGGCCGCTCTTGTGGCGACCACGCCGGAAAACATCAACTATATTCTTGGCTCGCAGCTGCGGGCCAGCAACTGGACGATGCAAATTTATGCTGTACTGCCGCGTGAACCGGAAACCCGTCCCTGTGTCATTATCCCTACCAACCGGCTGGGTGTAATCGCGCAGCTGGGGATTACCGGAGCGGATTTATATGTGTATAGTGATTTTTTTGTGGAGGGGTCTGTCGAAGGCAAGCCATCCACTCCGGATATCGATCTTTTTTACGCTTTGCTGCAGAATACGACAACCTATGTGGGTCCGATTGAGGCGTTGGAGGCGGCTCTTGAAGATCTTGGGCTTAAAGGACAAGCAGTAGGAGTGGACGAAATGAGGATCGCTCCGGATCTGCTTGCCAAATTTGCCGCAGGACTTCCCGGCGGACAGGCTGTAGCAGCCTACCAGCTGTTCCGCCAGATCCGGCAGATTAAGACCCCATTTGAAATCGAACGTCTGCGGAAGTCTGCAGCTCTGAACGAGACGATTGAGCAGCAACTAATCGATCTGATCGCCGCGGGTGTGCACGAGAAGGATTTGGCCGACCATTACCGGCTTGCCGTGATGAAAGCAGGGGGCACCCCCGCGATGACGGCAGTTGGTGCGGGTCCGCGCAGCGCACTGCCGCTGATTGAGAATTATTTCCGCGTCATCGAGCAGGGGGATCAGATCCGTTTTGATCTCTGTCTTCAGTTGGACGGATACTGGGGAGATACAGGACGGACTGTAGTGCTTGGAGAAGCCACACCTTGGATGGAACAGCACTTTCATGCGGTGCGCAGCGGCTGGGAGCAGGCGCTTGAAATGATCCGCCCCGGCGTAAAAGCATCTGATGTTTTCCAGGCAGCCGTAGCCAGAGTTCAGAAGGAAGGCATTCCGCATTACCGGCGCCAGCATGTGGGGCATGCCATCGGCCTAGAATTGTACGATGATATAACTCTGTCGCCCGGAGATCACCGCATTCTGGAACAGGGGATGGTGCTGTGTGTGGAAGTTCCTTATTATGAACTGGGCGCAGGCGGATTTCAGATTGAAGATACGATCGTGGTGACAGCAGACGGCTACGAGTTCTTAACACAGATGGAACGAAAGCTGTTCCGCAAATAA
- a CDS encoding MFS transporter: MKIQQGSKSFRNISLALFAGGFVTFALLYTLQPLMPEITEAFGITPTEASLTLSVTTLSMALTMLFIGSISDAVGRRAIMTASLVATSVIAVISAFSPLFPVLLLLRILQGIALAGLPAIAMTYLVEEIDPLSLGYAMGLYISGNSIGGMGGRIISGLLTDWFDWRAAVGVIGVLGLAAAMIFWMVIPPSRHFVKQTGKLGQVIPLLWSQCRNPRLLCLYGLGFLLMGSFVTLFNYIGFELTGEPYNLSQSLAGSIFVVYLMGTFSSTWMGRLADRYGRTGVIRLALAIILTGALCTLHPFLWVKIIGLALFAFGFFGGHSIASSWVGLVADEHKSQANALYLFFYYVGSSVSGTGGGVLYSHFGWFGIIGMIAAYVAISLMLCGFLVHKSGGGIQKL, encoded by the coding sequence ATGAAAATTCAGCAGGGTTCAAAATCGTTCCGAAATATTAGTCTTGCACTGTTTGCCGGAGGTTTTGTCACATTTGCGCTTCTTTATACCCTGCAGCCTTTGATGCCGGAAATTACCGAAGCGTTTGGAATCACGCCGACGGAAGCCAGTTTAACCTTGTCGGTCACCACTCTATCCATGGCATTGACCATGCTGTTCATCGGTTCCATATCCGATGCGGTTGGCCGCAGAGCCATCATGACGGCCTCTCTGGTTGCAACTTCCGTGATCGCCGTCATTTCCGCTTTTAGCCCGCTTTTCCCCGTATTGCTGCTGTTGCGTATATTGCAAGGTATTGCGCTCGCCGGATTGCCCGCTATAGCAATGACTTATCTTGTGGAAGAAATCGACCCCCTCAGTCTGGGCTATGCAATGGGACTTTATATTAGCGGCAACTCCATTGGAGGGATGGGGGGCCGGATCATCAGCGGGTTGTTGACCGACTGGTTTGACTGGCGCGCAGCTGTCGGTGTCATTGGCGTGTTGGGTCTGGCTGCGGCTATGATATTCTGGATGGTGATTCCGCCTTCACGCCATTTCGTGAAGCAGACAGGCAAGCTGGGCCAGGTGATTCCTCTGCTCTGGTCGCAATGCCGTAATCCGCGGCTCCTTTGTCTGTATGGGCTAGGCTTCCTGCTAATGGGCAGCTTTGTCACCTTGTTTAATTATATTGGCTTCGAGTTGACCGGTGAACCGTACAATCTTAGCCAGTCACTGGCCGGCAGCATTTTCGTCGTGTATCTGATGGGAACCTTCAGTTCCACCTGGATGGGACGGCTGGCTGACCGGTATGGCCGTACCGGTGTTATTAGGTTAGCCCTTGCCATCATTTTAACGGGAGCACTTTGCACGCTGCATCCCTTCTTATGGGTCAAAATCATCGGCCTTGCGCTGTTCGCCTTTGGTTTCTTCGGTGGCCATTCCATTGCCAGCAGCTGGGTGGGCCTGGTAGCCGATGAACATAAGTCGCAGGCCAATGCACTGTATCTCTTTTTCTACTACGTAGGCTCTAGTGTGAGCGGTACAGGCGGCGGGGTGCTGTACAGCCATTTTGGCTGGTTCGGCATCATCGGCATGATCGCAGCCTATGTGGCAATTAGCCTGATGTTATGCGGCTTCCTAGTGCACAAGAGCGGGGGAGGGATTCAGAAACTTTAA
- a CDS encoding DHA2 family efflux MFS transporter permease subunit produces MIFGAFLATLNQTVMGVAMPELMNDFNISAATAQWLTTGYMLVNGVLIPITAYLMQRFTTRQLFQTSMFIFLAGTVVAALAASFPVLLTGRLIQATGAGIIMPLLINVILTLFPPEKRGAAMGMVGLAIIFAPAIGPTLAGYILEHYSWETMFYGIIPPTVLVIVCGFIYLKNVSKRSYPKIDMISVALSTLGFGALLYGFSRAGSAGWSSVEVLLSLGAGILSLALFTWRQLASIHPLLDLRAFKYKMFSLTTVISIAVTIVMYADMILLPLYLQSARGYTAMESGLLLLPGSLVMGLLMPVTGKLFDRFGAKWLAIIGLLITITTTLSFVNLTDSTSYIYLVFMSTGRQIGMAMFLMPIQTAGLNQLPAKLHAHGTAISNTVKQVAGAIGTSLLVTIMTSRTTTHLQNLMGASGAKSATQEHMMMEASIQGINDAYLVIVGIGILALLLSFFIQQVGQSTGKESEIKLKKMIAKKS; encoded by the coding sequence ATGATTTTTGGAGCTTTTCTTGCGACGTTGAATCAGACGGTGATGGGCGTTGCCATGCCGGAATTAATGAATGACTTCAACATCTCAGCGGCAACCGCCCAGTGGCTGACAACAGGCTATATGCTGGTGAACGGTGTACTGATTCCGATTACGGCTTATTTAATGCAGCGTTTTACTACCCGGCAGCTTTTCCAGACTTCCATGTTTATTTTCCTCGCTGGAACGGTCGTAGCAGCCCTCGCGGCTAGCTTCCCCGTTCTGCTTACCGGGCGTTTGATTCAGGCAACTGGCGCAGGAATTATCATGCCGCTGCTCATCAATGTTATTTTAACGCTTTTCCCTCCGGAAAAGAGAGGCGCTGCCATGGGCATGGTCGGATTGGCGATTATATTTGCCCCTGCGATTGGACCTACTTTGGCAGGATATATCCTGGAACATTACAGTTGGGAAACCATGTTCTATGGGATCATCCCCCCCACTGTCCTTGTTATTGTCTGCGGATTTATTTATTTGAAGAATGTATCGAAACGCTCCTATCCCAAGATTGATATGATTAGCGTGGCCCTATCCACCCTCGGCTTTGGCGCTTTGCTGTATGGCTTCAGCCGGGCCGGCAGCGCAGGCTGGTCGAGTGTAGAGGTGCTCTTGTCTCTTGGTGCGGGTATCCTTTCTCTTGCCCTGTTTACTTGGCGGCAGTTGGCTTCCATACATCCGCTTCTTGATCTCCGGGCCTTCAAATATAAGATGTTCTCCTTAACCACCGTCATCAGTATCGCAGTTACAATCGTGATGTATGCGGATATGATTCTGCTTCCCCTGTACCTGCAGAGTGCCCGCGGCTATACGGCCATGGAGTCCGGCTTACTGCTGCTTCCCGGCTCGCTTGTGATGGGATTGCTTATGCCGGTCACCGGAAAGCTGTTCGACCGGTTCGGAGCAAAATGGCTTGCCATCATCGGTCTGCTTATAACGATCACCACGACCCTAAGTTTTGTTAATTTAACGGACTCTACCAGCTATATCTATCTGGTGTTCATGTCAACAGGCCGGCAGATCGGAATGGCGATGTTCCTGATGCCTATTCAAACCGCAGGATTAAATCAATTGCCGGCGAAGCTTCATGCGCATGGCACCGCAATCTCCAATACCGTTAAACAAGTCGCGGGTGCCATAGGTACTTCTTTGCTGGTAACCATCATGACGAGCCGTACCACAACTCATTTGCAGAATCTTATGGGCGCAAGTGGCGCAAAAAGCGCAACCCAGGAACACATGATGATGGAAGCGTCCATCCAGGGCATAAATGATGCCTACCTCGTTATTGTGGGAATCGGCATTCTCGCCTTGCTGCTTTCCTTCTTCATCCAACAAGTGGGACAGTCAACCGGGAAAGAGTCCGAAATCAAGTTGAAAAAGATGATTGCCAAAAAATCCTGA
- the tnpB gene encoding IS200/IS605 family element RNA-guided endonuclease TnpB codes for MIVHQAYKYRIYPNTEQQQLIRRMFGCCRFVFNHFLEEWNQTYAETGKGLSYQTCATQLPFLKTQYDWLKEVDSIALQSAVRHVADSFDRFFKKQNQAPRFKSRKHPVQSYTTKFTNGNIAIEGNQLKLPKLGWMRFANSRKLEGRILSATVRQNASDKYFVSLVCEVEKTPLPQADAHIGIDLGLKEYAVCSNGEHFANPRFYRQYEKKLALWQRRLARRTPGGSNWKKAKKHIARIHEHIANSRNDFLHKMTTKLIRECQTISIEHLHVANMIQNPKLSKSIADASWGEWVRQLTYKASWYGRTLRVADTFEPTSQQCHVCGTIHPEVKNLSIREWTCVACGTHHDRDENAAHNIKQVAV; via the coding sequence ATGATCGTTCATCAAGCCTATAAATACCGCATCTACCCGAATACCGAGCAACAGCAACTCATTCGTCGAATGTTTGGCTGTTGCCGCTTTGTGTTCAATCATTTCCTGGAAGAGTGGAACCAAACCTATGCCGAGACAGGCAAAGGTTTGTCCTATCAGACCTGTGCGACACAGCTCCCCTTCCTAAAAACACAATATGACTGGCTCAAAGAAGTCGATAGTATTGCTTTACAGTCCGCCGTTCGGCATGTGGCAGATAGCTTTGACCGCTTTTTCAAAAAGCAAAATCAAGCGCCTCGCTTCAAAAGCCGGAAGCATCCAGTACAAAGCTACACCACGAAATTCACGAACGGAAATATCGCCATTGAAGGCAACCAATTGAAGCTTCCCAAGCTCGGCTGGATGCGTTTCGCCAACTCTCGGAAGCTGGAGGGTCGTATACTGTCCGCTACGGTACGGCAAAACGCCAGCGATAAGTATTTTGTCTCCCTGGTTTGCGAGGTCGAAAAGACCCCGCTCCCACAAGCAGATGCACATATCGGCATTGACTTGGGGCTTAAGGAATACGCTGTGTGCTCCAACGGCGAGCATTTTGCCAACCCCAGGTTTTACCGTCAATATGAGAAAAAGCTTGCGCTGTGGCAGCGGCGTTTGGCGAGACGCACACCAGGGGGCTCCAACTGGAAGAAAGCCAAGAAACACATTGCCCGTATTCACGAACACATTGCAAATTCCCGGAACGATTTTCTCCACAAGATGACAACGAAGCTGATCCGTGAGTGCCAAACGATCAGCATCGAACATCTGCATGTGGCGAATATGATTCAAAATCCCAAACTCTCCAAGTCCATCGCTGATGCGTCCTGGGGCGAATGGGTGCGTCAACTGACGTATAAAGCATCCTGGTATGGACGAACCCTCCGGGTTGCCGACACCTTCGAGCCGACCAGTCAGCAGTGCCACGTATGCGGCACGATCCATCCCGAAGTGAAGAACCTCTCGATTCGAGAATGGACATGTGTAGCTTGCGGAACACACCATGATCGGGATGAAAATGCGGCTCATAATATCAAACAGGTAGCGGTATAG
- a CDS encoding HAMP domain-containing sensor histidine kinase has translation MRKIKKEKLRLKSQHFSWKEFFWTFIVLSTLTAGQALIYDAYLSVENVPPQYIFGITGYWIIVALIFCLFTARQKYKTFDKPMRKLSEAAKQVAEGDFSVYLEPLHRADKKDYVDVMFEDFNKMVEELGSIETLKNDFISNVSHEIKTPLSVIHSYAMALQKVDLSPKLRTEYTNTIISASQKLTTLVINILKLNKLDNQEINHVAEPYDLCRQLCDCALTFENSWEAKNIEFAADIEDRAIIRADESMLEIVWLNLLSNALKFTAPGGTITLSQTSDKDTITVTVADTGCGMDEETMKHIFDKFYQGDTSHSGEGNGLGLALSLRVIELVGGAITVRSEPDQGTTFTVKLKVEK, from the coding sequence ATGAGGAAGATAAAGAAAGAGAAGCTCCGGCTCAAATCGCAGCATTTTTCATGGAAAGAGTTTTTCTGGACCTTTATTGTGCTGTCCACGCTGACCGCAGGGCAAGCGCTGATCTACGATGCCTATCTTTCCGTAGAAAACGTTCCACCGCAATACATCTTCGGGATCACGGGATATTGGATCATCGTTGCCCTCATCTTCTGCCTTTTCACCGCAAGGCAGAAGTACAAAACCTTTGATAAGCCCATGAGAAAACTCAGCGAGGCCGCAAAACAGGTAGCGGAAGGCGATTTTTCTGTCTATCTGGAACCACTCCATAGAGCGGATAAGAAGGATTATGTGGACGTAATGTTCGAGGATTTTAACAAGATGGTTGAAGAGCTCGGCAGCATCGAAACACTCAAAAACGATTTCATATCCAATGTGTCCCATGAAATTAAAACCCCCCTATCCGTCATTCATAGTTACGCTATGGCGCTGCAAAAGGTTGATCTGTCGCCGAAACTTCGTACAGAATATACTAATACAATCATTTCGGCCTCCCAAAAATTAACGACGCTGGTGATCAATATTCTGAAGCTGAACAAATTGGATAATCAGGAGATTAATCACGTTGCCGAACCCTATGATCTGTGCAGACAGCTATGCGATTGCGCCCTTACTTTTGAAAATTCCTGGGAAGCGAAGAATATCGAATTTGCGGCGGACATAGAGGACCGTGCCATCATTCGTGCAGATGAAAGTATGCTTGAGATCGTGTGGCTTAATCTTCTCTCCAATGCGCTGAAATTTACAGCCCCCGGCGGAACGATCACCTTATCGCAGACTTCAGATAAAGATACGATTACGGTTACGGTAGCAGACACTGGCTGCGGCATGGACGAAGAAACGATGAAGCATATTTTCGATAAATTCTATCAGGGAGATACTTCCCACTCCGGGGAGGGAAACGGCCTTGGACTTGCTCTTTCGCTGCGGGTCATTGAACTGGTGGGCGGTGCCATAACGGTTAGGAGTGAGCCCGACCAGGGTACAACATTCACAGTCAAATTGAAAGTGGAGAAGTAA
- a CDS encoding response regulator transcription factor has product MVNILVVEDDIKLNQIICTYLCDNGYDAKGCLNPREAYDLMYNSLYDLIISDVMMPEIDGFEFVETVRAINKTIPILFVTARDDISSKQKGFRAGIDDYMVKPVNMDELVMRVGALLRRANIAHEKKLAVGSLMMDADEMTATVNGEEISVTLREFNILYKMLSYPKHTFSRAQLMDEFWGIGSETSLRAVDVYIVKLRDKFSCCEDFKIMTVHGLGYKAVLQ; this is encoded by the coding sequence ATGGTCAATATCCTTGTTGTGGAGGATGATATAAAGCTCAATCAAATTATTTGCACCTATCTGTGTGATAACGGATACGATGCTAAAGGGTGTTTAAACCCACGCGAGGCATATGATTTGATGTATAACAGTCTGTACGACCTTATCATCTCAGACGTTATGATGCCGGAGATTGATGGCTTTGAATTTGTGGAAACGGTCAGGGCTATTAACAAGACTATCCCTATTCTTTTTGTTACCGCCCGTGACGATATTTCCTCGAAACAAAAAGGGTTTCGTGCAGGGATTGACGATTACATGGTCAAACCGGTCAATATGGACGAACTGGTAATGCGTGTGGGTGCTCTGCTTCGACGGGCGAATATTGCTCATGAAAAGAAACTGGCGGTAGGAAGTCTTATGATGGACGCAGATGAGATGACCGCAACGGTAAACGGTGAGGAAATTTCGGTGACGCTACGGGAATTCAACATACTCTACAAGATGCTTTCCTATCCCAAACATACCTTTTCCCGTGCCCAGCTTATGGATGAATTTTGGGGCATTGGCAGCGAAACAAGCCTGCGTGCCGTGGATGTATATATTGTTAAACTTCGGGACAAGTTCTCCTGCTGTGAGGATTTCAAGATCATGACGGTTCATGGACTTGGTTACAAGGCAGTGCTGCAATGA